A single window of Ovis aries strain OAR_USU_Benz2616 breed Rambouillet chromosome 24, ARS-UI_Ramb_v3.0, whole genome shotgun sequence DNA harbors:
- the QPRT gene encoding nicotinate-nucleotide pyrophosphorylase [carboxylating]: MDPEGLACLLPPATLAALADSWLREDCPGLNYVALVSGTAPSQAVLWAKSPGVLAGRPFFDAIFAQVNCQVSWFLPEGSKLVPVAKVAEVRGPAHCLLLGERVALNTLARCSGVASVAAAAVETARGTGWAGHVAGTRKTTPGFRLVEKYGLLVGGAAAHRYDLGGLVMVKDNHVMAAGGVKKAVRAARRAADFALKVEVECSSLQEAVEAAEAGADLVLLDNFRPEELHPTAAALKAQFPSVSVEASGGVTLDNLPQFCGPHIDVISLGMLTQAAPALDFSLKLFAEGATPVPHARRS; the protein is encoded by the exons gCCTGGCGTGTCTGCTGCCTCCTGCCACTCTGGCCGCCCTGGCAGACAGCTGGCTCCGAGAGGACTGCCCAGGCCTCAACTACGTGGCCTTGGTCTCGGGGACAGCCCCCTCGCAGGCGGTGCTGTGGGCCAAGTCCCCAGGGGTGCTGGCAGGGAGGCCCTTCTTTGATGCCATCTTTGCCCAAGTCAACTGCCAGGTCTCCTGGTTCCTCCCTGAGGGATCAAAGCTGGTGCCTGTGGCCAAAGTGGCTGAGGTCCGGGGCCCTGCCCACTGCCTGCTGCTGGGGGAGCGGGTGGCCCTTAACACGCTGGCCCGCTGTAGCGGAGTTGCCAGCGTGGCTGCTGCTGCGGTAGAGACTGCCAGGGGGACCGGCTGGGCCGGGCATGTGGCAGGCACGAGGAAGACTACCCCAGGCTTCCGGCTGGTGGAGAAATACGGGCTCCTAGTGGGCGGGGCTGCCGCCCACCGCTACGACCTTGGAGGGctggtgatggtgaaggacaaccATGTCATGGCAGCCGGTGGTGTGAAAAAG GCGGTGCGGGCGGCACGGCGGGCGGCCGACTTTGCCCTGAAGGTGGAGGTGGAGTGCAGCAGCCTGCAGGAGGCTGTGGAGGCGGCCGAGGCAGGAGCGGACCTCGTCTTGCTGGACAACTTCAGGCCTGAG GAGCTGCACCCCACGGCCGCCGCGCTGAAGGCCCAGTTCCCCAGTGTGAGTGTGGAGGCCAGCGGGGGCGTCACGCTGGACAACCTCCCGCAGTTCTGTGGGCCCCACATCGATGTCATCTCTTTGGGGATGCTGACTCAGGCGGCCCCAGCCCTCGATTTCTCCCTCAAGCTGTTTGCTGAAGGGGCCACTCCAGTGCCCCACGCCCGCCGCTCCTAA